The nucleotide window TAACTGAAAACCGTGTGATATAAAAGGAAAGTGTATCCTAATTTGAAATAAAGTCTTGTTACTTCTGAGTCTGTAAAGATATCATCAGTAACAGTGTTCTAAAATTGTTCTTCTAAATCAAAGTCCTTCTTTTATTCATGACTGCATCCAGAGTTCTCCANGAGAGAGAGTAAAAGCaggggggggggcagggcggcggggggggggggggggggggggggggggcaggaagagaagcgAAGAGGGTGAGTAGCCAGGAGGCACGGAGGGATGAAGGAGGAGGTAAAAGACCCAATAAAAAACTAGGGAGGAGAGacttgaaagaagagaaaggggagaaggaaaaggagaatccAGGGAAAAGCCTGAGGAAGGGGCTGCCCCCAAGAGACTGGGGGGAAAGAGGAACCCAAGGGCTGCCACAGGAAcctgaggaaggggagagagaggaggaggaaggagagaggaaggggagagggagaacagcaggtgaagaagaaggggaagcagggaagcaggaagggaaaggagggaagaagacaaagggtaaagggagaaagaagaaaacctccCACCCACCTGAGCCTTCGTCACACCTGAAAGGCATTCTGCATATACACACTGTGGAAAAACTTAACATTCTTATCTAACTCCCACAAAGGTATTCAGTTGATTAATACGTTCATTACAATTCATGTTCTACATATACATTTATCTGGATACATgatcaataaattaataaaaacagaagctATTACATCACATTTTTATTACATGGTTTTTACAAGCATCCTCTTTTAAACTGAGAGGCATGAGACAGTGCACCTAGATTTCGAACAATTACATACTGAACACCAATAAATACACTCGAGGGCTATCTGACACATCTTCCCCAACCAGAGCAATACTAAATTCTCTACGCCCGTTAGCAGCAAATCACGATGAAGAACATTACCATTTCCTGGGATGATGTTATTAGAGCTTTCAGTTCTTCCTTTTCTGGTTATTTCCCTTGGCTGAGTGTGCGTGTTTGCTAGAACTTCTCCCTTCCTTTGCGTTATCTTTGTCTCTGGACACCATTTTACCAGAAGTATCCTTGACATCTGCAGACTTTTTCCTACTTTCCTTGGCTTTAGCACTTTTGTCTAGGCCcacattctccttctctctgtcctttttccCCTTAGGAGACTCTTTCCTGGATATATCTGCATCAGGAATTTTCTTATCCTTCCGgtcatcttccttttctttcttccccttttttctctcttcgaTCTTACTCTCCTTCCTTGACTcaggtttctctttttccttcttgagcTCTTCTTTAGTGAGTTCTTTAACTTTCAGGTTTTccaatcaaaggaaaaaaagtttattgaaagCATCTCTTAATTCACAGGACAGTAACTTAGTGCTAAAGTATGGTCTTTATCTCTCCACACACATGAAATGTTCATTCAGAAAGTGACTTTCATCCCCTAGTTTTAAATTGGCTAAAACCAGATGcaaacctcaacaaaatatcagctaCCAAAGAAATGCCAGAAATTTGCCATCGTATTTTTCCAGCTTGAAATAGGTTATGACTTGTCTTAAAATAAGGCTAACATGCAGTATTACTAAAATGAGTCCACCCATAAACTTTACACAGTGTTAACAACTCACATTTCACAATTATAATGACATAATTAAAGGAACACTGGcgacattaggaaaaaaattttccataaCCTGCAAGTATCCATAcaaaggtaattttaaaatttttagttctGATAAAAAAAACTGTCCTTAAAATATGTGTGCACAGATGAAAAataccatttaattttcttagctaaggaaaaaaaatattcactaacataaaattttatctataatAGTGCTTAAAATGACAAGTAGACATTCTTGTCTACTTATATTCGACATTATGAAATCAGCATTCCTTTAAATATGTTCTCCTGTTAATGTATGTAGAGCCACTCAAGCCACCATGTTGTCCATCCATGCTCATAGGCGGGAGAGCAATTAGATGGAACGCACACATAATTCCAAATCTCGTGTGAGACCAACCCTGCTTTCAACCTGTTTTACATCAAGTTTAACAGAGCCGCTAGCAAAAAGCTTTGAATTTTACCTTCTTGCTCTCTCATTAGGAAATCTAAGAGAAGCAAGGTGTTTACTGTATTACATAGCATTTAAGCAGacacaaagaatatgaaagatttctttaataaaatgtggAAGATGGTTATGCCCATCAGAACTGCGTAAAATTCACATAGCTCAAAATGTTATTCAATTCTTCCTGAAAATCTTATTCAGACCTTTTAAAAACAGGGACTAGCGTTCATGAAGAAGCAACCGTCCGAGCCCTCGCCTACTTCAGTGCTGTTTGCAGACACAGATCATGCCGAGCGCTTACGCAGTGCTCCACGATCTCGCTCTGCACAACTTCTACAACGGTAAACCTTTGACGTCTGACCCGCCTCTCCAGATCAAGAAGCAGAAATTCTACTTCATCAGCCATTTATCTCATAACTAGTGACAAGAACAAAATGCTAAGAACTGTTCCCTTCCTGGGAATTATGCAGATGGAACAcaaagttaaaatgttaaaattcccTAATCTTAAAATTGAAATGCAAATCACAAAACCCTGCAAGTCACATAGTCATAATGTTTTACCAAAAACAATATGCCAAGCACGTGAACACAAAAGAATATTACAAgttgataaagaaaaacatgcacTTCTCCCATGCCCCATCCCTAAAGGACATAAATATTGACAAGTGAACAAGAAAACCCCCAGGGATATAAAAAACAAGGCTGTAATAATAAGCTGCTAGCCTACATATGATGGCTGACAGgtacagtaatttttaaagaattaaagtatCAAAACACAGCACATTCTATACCAGGGAAATGCAGTACTCCAGATTATAAATCtaagtttttgtttcattgaaaGCTACAAGTGTGCTCACACTGGCTTTTATTCTGCTCTAAGACAGAGTGTCACCAGAGCTTCTGAAGAAATGAAATCCATCAGTGAAGAActcatctttttttcccatagtatttaaaaaattcaaactcagaAAGGTTTTAGGTTAGACAATAGCAAGTTTAGATGTAAGTTTACATGTAGTATGACAATATCATGATATCATTATGTTTTTAGTTTAAAGGCTGTTACAAAAGTTTTGAAACCATAAAAAGGGAATGACTTAAAATTATGGGCTTAGGTAAGAAATTCTTCAAAGACGTCTTGGTACAACTACTCTACTGGCCAGTGGCGCAACCCAAATCAAAAAGCAATGTTTAGCATTAGTAGCTGCATTAATGTATCTAGAAAATGTCATGCAGTTTCAAGCATTAAACTTGATTCACTCAAGGctaatttgaaaaacagaaaataccttTAGCCTTAGTTTTTCTCTTGGCTACCCCACCAGGTCCTTCTGTTGGTATTCACAAGATGAAAATAGgttataaacagaaaatattaaggaaactAAAAacgaagtatttttttaaaaaatacaatagctATAATTAAAATCAATGcctctattaaataaattaagttaAACTCACCGTTTAGAAAACACACTCCTTCAACACATAAATATCTATCATGTAGATGTCATTTTGAAACCTTACTTTCACTATAGCAAAAAATGCACTGTAATCAGCTTATGATTCAGTCAACTTCATGACTCGCCGTAGACCTGAAAGAATCGTGGGCTGTAGAAAAACCTAATTACCCCTGGAAATAGCTTTTCCAGCTCAGCTGTGCCTGCATAACCAGTGGCCGTCTGCTCGCCACAGGGAATCAGTTACAAGCCCCACACATGAAAGGACCAGGGGACTTCATTCCCCTATTCAATTGTCATTGCCATCCAAAAAAAGGAGAGCATATTTTGATAGAATTTAAATCTCTACTATTTGAAAAAACCATTGCTTTTTTCCTCCACAGTCGCAAactttctttaccaaa belongs to Ailuropoda melanoleuca isolate Jingjing chromosome 9, ASM200744v2, whole genome shotgun sequence and includes:
- the ASPH gene encoding aspartyl/asparaginyl beta-hydroxylase isoform X6, whose protein sequence is MAPRKNAKGGGGNSSSSSSGGSSGSGSGYPGAGTSGGSSSPGARRETKHGGHKNGRKGGLSGSSFFTWFMVIALLGVWTSVAVVWFDLVDYEEVLGKLGIYDADGDGDFDVDDAKVLLEGPGGVAKRKTKAKVKELTKEELKKEKEKPESRKESKIEERKKGKKEKEDDRKDKKIPDADISRKESPKGKKDREKENVGLDKSAKAKESRKKSADVKDTSGKMVSRDKDNAKEGRSSSKHAHSAKGNNQKRKN
- the ASPH gene encoding aspartyl/asparaginyl beta-hydroxylase isoform X5, which gives rise to MAPRKNAKGGGGNSSSSSSGGSSGSGSGYPGAGTSGGSSSPGARRETKHGGHKNGRKGGLSGSSFFTWFMVIALLGVWTSVAVVWFDLVDYEEVLAKAKDFRYNLSEVLQGKLGIYDADGDGDFDVDDAKVLLEGPGGVAKRKTKAKVKELTKEELKKEKEKPESRKESKIEERKKGKKEKEDDRKDKKIPDADISRKESPKGKKDREKENVGLDKSAKAKESRKKSADVKDTSGKMVSRDKDNAKEGRSSSKHAHSAKGNNQKRKN
- the ASPH gene encoding aspartyl/asparaginyl beta-hydroxylase isoform X8, producing MAEETKHGGHKNGRKGGLSGSSFFTWFMVIALLGVWTSVAVVWFDLVDYEEVLGKLGIYDADGDGDFDVDDAKVLLEGPGGVAKRKTKAKVKELTKEELKKEKEKPESRKESKIEERKKGKKEKEDDRKDKKIPDADISRKESPKGKKDREKENVGLDKSAKAKESRKKSADVKDTSGKMVSRDKDNAKEGRSSSKHAHSAKGNNQKRKN